A section of the Centroberyx gerrardi isolate f3 chromosome 8, fCenGer3.hap1.cur.20231027, whole genome shotgun sequence genome encodes:
- the nipsnap1 gene encoding protein NipSnap homolog 1 gives MATTSFVWPKGKLLYRYSVNLQQVTRRFSESGDKGWFRSLFVHKVDARKDAHSNLLSKKETSNLYKMQFHNVKPECLEAYNSLQIEVQNRLHLDQDYPCEVVGSWNTWYGDQDQAVHLWRYRGGYPALTECLNKLNNNKEYLEFRKERAKMLISRRNQLLLEFSFWNEPLPRPGPNIYEMRTYKLKPGTMIEWGNHWARAIKYRQENSEAVGGFFSQIGDLYVVHHLWAYKSLQSREETRNSAWLKEGWDSSVYYTVPLIRSMESRIMIPTKSSPLQ, from the exons ATGGCGACGACTAGTTTTGTGTGGCCTAAAGGAAAGCTGCTTTACAGATATTCTGTCAATCTGCAGCAAGTCACCAG GAGGTTTTCAGAGAGCGGTGACAAAGGCTGGTTCCGTTCCCTGTTTGTGCACAAAGTCGATGCCAGGAAAGATGCCCACTCCAACCTGCTGTCAAAGAAAGAGACCAGCAACCTGTACAAAATGCAAT ttcaCAATGTCAAACCAGAGTGCCTGGAAGCCTACAACAGTCTGCA GATCGAGGTGCAGAACAGGCTCCATCTTGACCAGGACTACCCATGTGAGGTGGTAGGAAGCTGGAACACCTGGTACGGGGACCAGGACCAAGCTG TGCATCTTTGGCGATATAGAGGAGGCTACCCAGCCTTGACTGAATGCCTCAACAAGTTGAACAATAACAAG GAATATTTAGAGTTTCGGAAAGAGAGGGCAAAAATGTTGATTTCAAGACGGAACCAGCTTCTCCTGGAGTTCAGTTTCTGGAACGAACCCCTGCCTAGACCAGGACCCAACATCTATGAAATGCGTACCTACAAACTCAAG CCAGGAACCATGATTGAATGGGGCAACCACTG GGCGAGGGCGATCAAATACAGACAGGAAAACAGTGAAGCAGTGGGCGGGTTCTTCTCGCAGATCGGCGACCTGTATGTCGTTCATCACTTGTGGG CTTACAAAAGCCTCCAGTCCCGGGAGGAGACCAGGAACTCGGCCTGGctgaaggagggatgggatTCCAGTGTGTATTATACAG TGCCTTTGATCAGAAGCATGGAGTCTAGAATAATGATTCCCACCAAGAGTTCACCGTTACAATGA
- the lrrc74b gene encoding uncharacterized protein lrrc74b, with translation MVHGKKLAKETLLPSVLEDDDAETESEREQQGGRGGRPRKVFSRGSVDSQVDLHGPTGQRSSPEGEVLDGGERGGEEEEEEEEEEEEEEDEQQRDRESVISDDDYDTDLELGDRQEAYDPTGQTRYMEACKMLQVVPASYFLRHMQNSELSMMHHGLGPQGTKALAVPLVTNTSILRLNLRDNWMEGMGGAAVAEMLKENCYITEVDLSDNRLGEQGARAVASMLQENTTLVSLNLSGNHLGDRAALHLGPALTTNTKLQRLDLSHNALGEPAGETLGDCLSENTGLRSLSLAWNCIRGRGAVMLASGLGANIFLRTLDLSYNGFGKEGAIALGEALKENNTLEELDVSNNRIPPEGAIRFAMGLKVNKTIKSLNMGRNPIQSAGCYGILKAIQGHPESAMETLHFSDITVNQDFEDLYVAVKEIFPALAVNHGGRIDTFRKPKA, from the exons ATGGTTCATGGGAAGAAGTTGGCCAAGGAGACTCTGCTGCCTTCTGTGCTGGAGGACGACGAtgctgagacagagagtgagagggagcagcaggggggaagaggaggccGACCCCGCAAAGTCTTCAGCAGGGGAAGTGTGGACAGCCAG GTTGACTTGCATGGGCCAACGGGCCAGCGCTCAAGTCCTGAAGGGGAAGTGCTAGACGGAGGTGAAAGAGggggtgaagaggaagaggaggaggaggaagaggaggaagaggaggaagacgaacaacagagagacagggagagtgtGATCTCCGATGACGACTACGACACTGACTTGGAGctgggag acaggcaggaggcgTACGACCCGACGGGACAGACGCGCTACATGGAGGCATGTAAAATGTTACAGGTGGTGCCTGCCTCTTACTTCCTGCGCCACATGCAAAACAGCGAGTTGTCCATGATGCACCATGGTCTTGGGCCTCAG GGCACCAAAGCACTGGCGGTTCCCCTGGTAACCAACACTTCAATACTGAGGCTGAACCTGCGAGATAATTGGATGGAAGGAATGGGCGGAGCTGCCGTGGCCGAGATGTTAAAGGAAAATTGTTACATTACAG AGGTGGACCTGTCAGACAACAGGCTTGGGGAGCAGGGGGCCAGGGCCGTAGCCAGCATGCTGCAGGAGAACACCACGCTGGTCAGCCTCAACCTGTCAGGAAACCATCTGGGCGACCGGGCGGCTCTGCACCTCGGCCCGGCGCTCACCACCAACACCAAGCTGCAGCGCTTGGACCTCAGCCACAACGCCCTGGGAGAGCCTGCAG GGGAAACGCTAGGGGACTGTCTGTCGGAGAACACAGGTTTAAGATCGCTGAGTCTGGCCTGGAACTGCATCCGAGGGAGAGGAGCAGTGATGCTGGCCAGCGGCCTCGGG gcaaACATTTTCCTCCGAACACTGGATCTGTCGTATAATGGCTTCGGGAAAGAAGGAGCCATTGCTTTAGGAGAGGCACTTAAAGAGAACAACACTCTGGAGGAGCTGGATGTAAG TAACAACCGAATACCCCCCGAAGGAGCCATCCGCTTCGCCATGGGCCTCAAAGTAAACAAGACAATCAAATCCCTGAAT ATGGGTCGAAACCCCATTCAGAGTGCAGGGTGCTATGGGATCCTCAAGGCCATACAGGGACATCCAGAGTCAGCCATGGAGACATTACACTTTTCC gacaTCACAGTGAACCAGGATTTTGAAGACTTGTACGTTGCTGTGAAAGAGATATTCCCTGCGCTTGCAGTGAATCACGGGGGCAGAATTGACACATTCAGAAAACCAAAAGCTTGA